The sequence CTCTTCTAAAGAGTTGCTTTGAGTCAGTTTAAAAAACAATGTTAGTTCATGAGAACTCTTGTCCGGATCTCTAAGCGCCATTGAATATTTTGTATATGTCAATTTATACTTAGCCAAAAAGTATATTGTATTACTATCTAACCCTTTAGGTGCAAATTCTTTTTGAACGCAAAAAGAAAATGCATTTTTAACTGATTTATTTTTTGAGTTAAAATAATTAAATGCAGCTTGAGTTAATGGATGTGAAGCTGATATAAATTCTATTATCCTATTTTCATAAGCTTCTTCTTGATCGAAAGTAATTTCAACTTTACTTTCCTTTATATATCTACTTTTAAAATCAATATATTTTAAATATAATTGAGGATTTTTTATCCTTAAAGGAATATTTTGTTCTATAAAATCAAAAAGGCCATGATCACCATTCGACCATCTAATATATGAATTACCTTTTTCCAAATTACATCCTAATGATGAGAGTCTACTTTGAAAAAGTAATTTCATTAGGGCTCTTATATCATCTTGAGTTATATATTTCTTTTGTTTGTTGATTGAATCAATTTCATCATTAATATATTGTTCATTTAAAAATGAATCTTCTAAGTTTTCCTGAATTTGTTTTCGAGTAAGCTCTGCTTGTTCAATAGCAACTTCAATCTCTCTCATTTTCTGTTCAATTGCATCTGGGGATAGTTTATACCCATATATAATACTTTCAAGTCCTTCGTTAGTAGAGAATATACTTTCATCAGAGCTTAAAATATCTTCTAATCCCCCAATTGACTGATCAAATATGTGTATTCGATTAAGTAATCTCTCAAATATTTGATCTTCGATTGTATCCTGAATACATAAATTATAAATATGAATTACATCAGAAGTTTGACCGATTCTATCTATTCTTCCTATTCGCTGTTCTACTACCATCGGATTCCATGGTAAGTCGTAATTGACCAAAGCATCACAAAATTGCATATCTAAACCTTCGCTCCCTACTTCTGAAGACAGTAAAACAAGTGGTTTAATACTAAGTTTAAACTTATCAACTTGTTCTTGACGATTACTTATTGGAGTGTCTCCGTCAATCTTTATGGTTTGTATATTATTTGCATTTAATAATGTCTCAAGATATCTTAGAGTATCTTTAAAAAATGAAAATACAATCAACTTTTTGCCATTTTGAACCACAACTTTATCTACAATTTTTCTAAATTCTTTGAATTTAGAGTCCTCGAAGTCAATGGAAGAATTAAATTCATTAGAGATATATTTTTCAATATAAACGGGCAAACAACTTGTAGCTTGTCGTTTTCTCGTAACTAATTTTAAAGGGGTGTCCTCAAAATCATATAAAATTGATTCATATAAATCCATTTCAGTTTGAGAAAAATATACTGGTATCTTTTCTGCCCTTCTTGTTACCGTTTTAATATTTGTTTGTACTTCGCGCCTTCTTGTTCTAGTGATAATATCTTGAAATGAATTTAAATCCGCAAGTTTTTTTTGTAAAAGTGCCACATCAGATGGTCTGAAATCAATTATCTTGTTCATGTTTATTACTGATTGAAATAAAATATCATTTTTAAATCTATCAGTTAGTTTAACTACCTGTGAATAAGAGTAAGAATCATCTAAAAGAGTATATTTTAAAGTGATTTCCTTATTTATTAAATCAGAAATAACTTTTTTAGGACTAACTCCAAGATTGATTTTATTCAAAGCATCTATAAAAGGATTACTTAATTCAAGATGATCCATAAAAAGCGAATACCCGAAATCCATGTTTTGTTTTGGATCTTTGTAATTATCATAGCGAGGTTCAAGAATTTTTACAAGACTGTATAAATTTTTTAAAGATGTCATTACTGGGGTTGCAGTAAGAAAAATACAATTAACTGTAGTCTCAAGAATTCTTTTAACAGCTTTATGTTTAATTGTTTCTTCATTTCGTAAAATATGAGCTTCGTCTACTATTAACATATCAAAATAGTAATGCTCTTTTTGCATTAACTCTAAGATTTCTTGACTTGCTTTCTCCTTATAATCATAATTAATAATTCCAAATATTCCTTTTTGGCCAACTTTTGAGTCCTCTTTAATTTTAGATACTAATTCTTGGCGACTATAAATTTTAAAATCAAATCCAAATTTCAGTTTTAATTCTGTTTGCCATTTTTCTTTTAAAGACGCTTTACAAATAATTAAACAATTTTTAATTTGATCTCTAAGAAAAAGTTCAGTTAATATATATCCAGCTTCAATTGTTTTACCTAAACCAACTTCATCAGCAATCAATAATCTTCTATTTTCTGATTTTAAAAATTTACTTAACGGTTTAAACTGATATGGGAGAAATGTAGTTTTAGACGATTTTAGTGTTGCAATAATATCATTATTATTACCAAACATTTTATTTATTACACTTCGAACAATGTATTCTTCTTTTGTTTCATAATTAAGTTGTCGAAATAAATCAATCGGGCTTGGGTTCTCAACCTTATATCTGATATTACCTTCCATTTCAGTCACTAAGTCACCAGTATCAAGCATAATCCCATAATAAGTAATAATACCACTCTGCTTAACAGTATTAATTACTCCATGAATATCATCTCTATTTATTAGAGTAACTCTATCATTAATCTTAAACATAAACTTTACATTTGCTATTTCAACTCATAAATAATTTTATCCGGAATCTGTTTCTGTGCTTTGGCGCCCATTTTCTTTAACTCTTCCGCACGACCTACCAAGTTTCCTCTCCCCGTACTGAGTTGATTAAACGCCACTTTATACGATTCTTGTGCTGCCTCAATCTTCTTGCCCACTTCTTCTAAGTTGCTGATAAAGCCCACAAACTTATCATACATCATTCCCGCTTTCTCCGCAATCTCAATGGCATTTTGGTTTTGCTGTTCTACCTTCCAGAGGTCGGCAATAATTTTTAGGACCGCCAATAAATTCGTGGGGCTTACCAACATGATATTTTTATCATAGGCATACTTCCACAAATTCGTGTCTTTTTTCACTGCTTCTAAAAAAGCTGGCTCAATCGGAACAAAGAGCAATACATAATCCAATGCCTTCGCATATCGGGGATAATTCTTTTTACTCAGCCCATCAATATGCGACTTTAAGGAACTCAAATGCAAGCTCATCACTTTGTTGCGTTCGGTTTCCTCTTCGCTGTTTACATATTGTTCCCAATGCACCAAGGAAACTTTAGAGTCTATAATAATCGTGCGTTGATCGGGATACTTCACCATCACGTCTGGCTGTAAGCCCCGTCCTTCCTCGTCTTTAATGATATTGCCAGCAGCGTCCCGAATGAATTCTTGGGTTACAAATTGATTGCCCTTAATCAATCCGCTGTTTTCTAATATGCTTTCCAACAACATTTCGCCCCAGTTCCCCTGGGTCTTGTTATTGCCTTTAAGTGCGGTGGTTAAATTATTCGCTTCCTGACTCACTTGTTGGCTCATGGTAATCAAGCGATCTATCTCGGCCTTTAATACATGACGATCCTTGGCTTCTGCCACATATACATCGTCCACTTTTTTCTTGAACTCGCCTAGTTCTGTTTTCAATGGCTTCAAGAGTTCACCAATTTTTTCTTCGCTCTTTACCCGCAATTGTTCGCTATTGCTTTGCATCACTTTATGGGCAATTTCAGCAAACTCCAATTTGAGTTGCGCGCCCAAAGACTCGCTGGTCTGTTTGGCTTCCTTCAATGCGTTCTGGCTATTTTCTAAAAGCGCTTCTGTTTTAGAAAGTCGGCCAAGCAGTTGCTCTTTCTCCGTTTGCAATAAAGCACGGGCACTCAATTGCTCTTGCAATAGCATTTCCTTTTGTCTCACTTGTTCCTGTAAAACAGTGAGCTGTGCAGTGGTGCGAGACTTCGCAAAAAATAGGGTGGCTAAAATGGCTAACAGCACTAATCCACCCCCAATAACAATTACCATTGGGTCCATAGTCAAAATTTTCAAACAAATATAAGCGGGGGGTCTGCCATCTATTGGCAGAGTGGTAACGTTTGGGGAGGAGGGTTAAGCGTACAGCGCAGCCATTTCTTGCACAGTTGCTCGAATTTGCTCTTTTAAAGTTTTAGGAGCCAATACTTTCACTTGCTTTCCATAAGAAAGGATGGTCATGATTAACTCAGTTGTAATATACACATGATATTCTATTTCTACAACAGCCTCATTTTGTTTTAACAACTTCTGTGAATGATGCAATGGCTGGTTTAATACAAAGGGCGCCTGATACGTCGTGAACTGCAATACCACTTTCTCGGGCTTCGCTTCGTGTATCTGTGTTATGCCAAAAGAGTATTGAAAGAATTCCTGGGGATCAAAACTGTCTACTTTAATATATCGGCTCTTACTATCCGCAATGGATTTGATTCGATCCAAGGCAAACATCAATAAATTCTTTGCCCGATCCGAATAGCCCACCACATACCAGCAGTTGCGGTACTCTTTTAATAAATGCGCAGAGAACTGATGCACTTTGGCTTCGCGTCCATACCCCTGGTAAGTTACTTCTAGTGCTTGTTGGTGGATAATACTTTGTAACAATTGCTCTAGGTAAGGACTGTTCTGCGGACGAACGGGTTCTTCTACTTGTAAAATTTGGCGTTGGGCAATCCCTTCAATTTTACTGATTCGGTATCCTTCTATTACTTTATTGATGGCATTTTCAAACTGCTGAAACAACCTGGTGCCGCGGATTTGCTGCAACAAAGCCGTGGAGAAATCTAAGGCTTCAATTTCTTCGCCCGTTAGGGGGAACTCGGAAATAGAGAAATTCTTCTCGCTGTAATAATACCCTCCTCGCTGTTTATCGTAAGCAATGGGCGCCCCATAAATATCTTTCATGGCTGCAATGTCTTTGTTCAGCATCGAAATAGAAATGGGCTTGTCCAACTGCGATTCAATTTTTTTCTGAATCATTTCCAATGTTGGATAGGGGTGCATGCTATTGGTTAAACAGCCATCAATAATTCTATAACGTAAAACAGCAGATTTGTTTTTCGGCATTACCAATAGGTTACAGTCTGGGAAAATAGTTTTACTTCGTCAATAGCCAGGCGGATATTTCGGGGGGGATTGATTCCTGCGCTATTGACACTATTGTTAAAGGTACACCTTAGTTTTGAATCAAATTTGCGATCTAATTTTGCTGCATGAGTTTGGAACTAGGCATCTACAAAAGAGACATATTAGACTATGCTTTGGCAACCGGATATTTTAGAATGGGCAATGACTTGTTTACTACGAATGAGGTATTTAAGGGAATGTATGGAAAGAGTGCAATGTATGATCCTGTGTTTTGGTTGCGGCTCAATCTAAAAAAATCTAAAGAAACCCCAACCACAAGACGCATTCGTAAAAAATGTGCGGGTTTTAATTTCATTATTCAGCCAGCAACTATTTCAGAAGAAATTGAAACGCTCTATGCGCAATACTTAGCCAGCGTCGATTTTGATGGGTATCCTACCTGTAAAGATTGTATTCCACAGGTGAATACCCAAGACGCTGCTTTTGAGACCTATATGATTAATGTTTTTGATCAGGGTCAGCTGATTGCAGTGGCATTTTTTGATATGGGCCAACAATCCCTTATGTCTGTTCTCCATTTTTATCATCCCGATTATAAACGCTACAGTTTAGGTAAGTTCCTCATGCTAATTACCCGACAGTTCGCAATAGATGGTGAAATGGACTTTGTGTATCCCGGCTATTTTACCATTCACGGAACTAAAATGGACTATAAAATCTTTCCTCAGAAAGAAGCCATGGAAGTCTATTTTCCCAAAGAAAAAATATGGGCTCCCTTGGAAAATTTCAAGAAAGCCCAATTAGAAGATTATTATTTCAAGCAAATTCTGGGAATCTACTTTGATGAGGAAGCTGACAATACTTATTGATACACCCTAACATAATCCACATACATTTTCTGTGGGAATATGCTATCATCTATTCCTTTCTGTCCGCCCCAGTTTCCGCCTACGGCTATATTGATGAGTAAATGAAAACGTTGATCAAAGGGCCATTCGTCCACACCCTTACCACTGTTCTTAAATTCATTGTATAAAATATTGTCTACATAGAAACGAATTTTTTTTGCATCCCACTCAATACTATACACGTGAAATGCCGTGGACAAATCTTTGAAATTGAGGCCCTTGGTTTTTTGTGTCCCTTTCATGCCATTGTATGCATTGGTATGCACGGTTCCTAAAACAGAATCAGGCCAAAAGCCAACATTTTCCATGATATCAATTTCACCACTATGCGGCCATCCCCCATATTTCCATTCGGTGGGTAACATCCAGATTGCAGGCCACATGCCACGTCCGGCGGGCAGTTTGGCGCGCACATCAATGCGTCCATATTTCCAATCGCCTTTATTTTTTGTTACAATTCTGGCACTCGTATACTGTGCTTCTCCCATTTTTTCCCTGCGGGCTTCCACTATTAGCATGCCATCTTCCTGGCGTACATTCTTGGTATTTTTATGGGTATAATACTGCAACTCATTATTTCCCCATCCGCAAATTTTGGGGCAACCCATTGCTGTATCATAGTCCCATTTAGTAGGATCTGGCAATCCTTTTCCATTAAACTCATCAGACCAAACCAATTTTTGAAAAGGTTTGTTTTTTGTTTGTGCAAAAATATTGGTACTTGCTTGTGCAGTAAGAAACACCAGCAGTAACCAAAAGTGACTGCTGATATTATGTCTCGCTTGCTTCATAAAATTTTACTATTGATAAACCCTAATATAGTCAATTTCCATAGTTGCATTGGTAAAGCCGCTTTCAACAGCACCACCGAATGTTCCTCCCATAGCCAGGTTCATGATTAAAAAGAAATTTTGATTAAAAGGTAAGCTGTTATTATTCGCTACCGTATGAAATACATTTCCATCTACTAAAAACTTAATGGATGTAGCATTCCACTCCATAGTATAAATATGAAACTCTGTGGTTGCGTTGGTAATATCTCGTGTACCCCCATCGGCATTGCCACCAAATCTTGCTGGATGGTGTACAGTTCCATAAATTCGGTTAAGCTGTGCACCTTTGTGTTCCATAATATCAATTTCACCACAAGCAGGCCAGCTTACTGTGTTAATATTACTTCCCAGCATCCAAACGGCAGGCCAGGTTCCAATACCAGTTGGTAGTTTAGCTTTAACTTCTACTTTTCCGTATTTAAAACTGAATTTATTCTGTGTTAAAATACGAGCACTAGTATAAGCACTTCCACTGAAATTTTCTTTGATAGCTTTAATTTTCAGCGTTCCATTCGATACGAATGCATTGTCTAGGCGATTGGTATAATGCTGTAATTCATTATTACCCCAACCTCCAGAGCCCGTTCCAATATCGTATCCCCATTTAGAGGGATCTGGAGCACCGTTTGCATCAAACTCATCAGAAAATACAAGCGACAGTGCAACAGCAACGGTTATTTGTGTGCTTTTAGAAATGGTTTGTCCACTCGAACTTTTGGCTATTACGTTAACCGTATAGGTACCCGATGCCGGATACTTATAGGTTACAATCCCCGAAGGAACCGTTTGAAAAACACCGTTTCCAAAATCGTAGTCATAGGTAGTGGCATTAGTAGCACTTGCAGTAAAGTTGACGTTGCCACTATTATCTGTACTCACTACTGCATTTACCGTTAGATTGGTGGGAGCCACCACTGTTGGACCGGATTCTTTCTTGCCGCAACCAAGCAGCAAAAAAGATCCGATTCCTATCACGCTTAATATGAACCTCATGCCTATTTAACTTTTAGTTTCTGGTACCATGAATTTCCATCAATTCCAATATTTCTTAAACTTAACTCAGTTGCAGAAATAGCAAGAATCTCATAACTGGTTCCACCTGTACCAAAATTGATGATGCCATTTCCAGGAACGGTAAATGCTATTCTTGTTGAGTTGGCGGCAGTTGAACCAGTGTTTGCATTCATAAAGCTTAATCTTCTTGGAGCAGCAATACTCATACTAAAGCAGGCATCTCCTCCGCTGAAGCCATAAAAAGTACTTGCAGCACCAATAGCAAATGATTGACCCTTGTTATCAATGGTCATGGTAATATTATTATTGGCATCCTTACTAAAACTAATTTCATCATCATAAGCGCAAGCTTCTCGTGAATTAGGAGTAGCTGCATACCAAATAGGAGAAAATTCATTAGCAGGTCCTACACCAAAATGGCCAACAGCATCTTTATCCGTTACCCAGGTTTTACTGGATCCACCGGTTAATGCTGCAACAATATTGGCAGGAATTTCAAATGCCACGAACACCTTTACTTTTTTGCTAATAGTACTAATACTGCCTCCTGTTCCAATGGCATTTACAACAATGGTAAATTCATTGGTACCTGGCGTAGTATACTTATAACTGATGGTTCCAGAAGGAACTACCTGTGTTTTGCCATCACCAAAATCAATATTATAGGTTAAGGCATTGGTAGCAGTAACGGCAATATTTACGGTACCTGTTCCATTTCCATTTGGATTGCTAGCATCTACCCCTACTACCGTTGTGTTCAACGTTAAGCTAGCAGGCGCTTTGATGGCACCAAAACTATAGTCGGCTTTTTTACAGCCTGCTACCAAAAATACAATGGCAGTGAAGCTTACAAAACCCTTTATTATTTTATTAAACATATCACTTGTTTTATTCTATTAAAAAAGATTGATGTCGTCAAAGTAAAAAGTAAAATTGCTACTTCCATCTCCTACAGTTCCCAGTTCAAAAATCAATACGATTTTATGGTAACTGTTGGCAGTGTTGATGGCGCTATAATCAAATGTCAGTTCTTCCCAACCATTCGCAACAGTAGTAGTTACTTCTTTTTCAAAGTTGAGTGCACCATTGGTAGCATTTTCTACTTTCAACAACACTTTCGCACCTGCTCGTGGAGAGTATACTTTCATTTTAAACGTCTTCTTACTGAAATCGATTGGTCCTCCCAATTCAATAAAAGAGCCACCCCATGGCTGTCCTGGACCTTTGATCATTCTACCCACTTTATTGCTGGTATTAATTCCGGTTTTAAACGGATTATCAATAACAGTTGCACCACCACCATCAAAATTGGTAAATGTGTAAGTGAGTGAGGTGTTTTCAAAATTGAGTGGAAGACTAACAGTAGCTACTACATTCGTACTTAGGTAACGTACATCATCCCAATAAAATACCTTTCCATTTCCGGCTGTACCAAAATCAAAGAAAATGGAAGCTTTATCATACCGATAAGCAGCATTGATCGCAGCTGTTCCCGTTACAGGATTAGCAAAATCAAAAATTAGTGTTTCCCAAGTATTAGCAACAGTTGTAGTAGCATCTGTCTCAACTGACTTGGTGCCATCAGCAGCGTCTTCAATCTTTAATCTGATTTTTAATCCTGCAGCTGGTGAATACACCCTAACACTCATTTGTGAAGTAGTAGTGCTAATTGGAATAGCTCTTGCAAAACCACTAGGGGTCCCAATAGTAGTACCCGCCCAGGTTTCTGCTCCATTTGGCTTAGTAGTTTTCATGACTTTGTTAGCCGCATTGGTAGGATCATTCACCAACTCAGACTGGTTGTTACCAAAATCTGTAACCGTATAATTAGTACCAACAACATCAAAAGTTACCGGCCAGTCAATCTGATTGGTTGGCATAGTTGCTGCTAATCGGATATCATCAAATAAGAAAGTAAAATTAGGTGAACCATCTCCAACAGTACCTAATTCAAAAATCAATACGATATTGTTGTATACATTGGCGGTGTTGATGGTGCTAAAATCAAATCCAATTTCTTCCCAAGCATTGGCTACTGTTGTTGTGCGCTCTCTTTCAAAATTAATAGCCCCATTGGCTGCATTCTCCACTTTCAATAGCACTTTCGCTCCCACTCTAGGAGAATACACTTTCATTCTGAAAATCTTATTAGTACTAAAATCAATGGGTGCACTCAATGGCATTACAGAACCGCCCCAAGGTTGTCCTGCGCCCTTTATCATTCGACCCACACGATTACTGGTATTGATGCCTGTTTTGTAAGGATTATTTACAACACTTGCATTACCACCATCAAAATTGAAAAACTGATAATTTAAAGTTGGAGATTCAAAAGTAACCGGCAACAATACAGGATCAACAATCGTAACTGTTTTTGTAAATTCTGTTTTAGCTGCACCGCCACTTAAAGCAACTACTTTAACAGTATAGGTTCCAGTAGCCGCATAAACATGGCTTACCGTTTGACCTTCGTTAAAATTTGTGGGCACTTCATTAGCAACATCTCCAAAATACACTTGAAAGAAAGTTTCGTACAATGCTTTGGCACCTACATTCACTTTGAAGTTATTACTGGGATCTATATCTACAGTAGCTTCTAAATTTTCTGGTGCTCTGAATGTTACTGTTAATTGTTGGGTCGCTTCTGTTGTTTTGCCAGACACATTGTATCCAACCAGTTTAACATTGTATACGCCCTCTTTGTAAACATGGGTAGTGCTTTTACCTGCCTGTACTTTTACAGGGGTAGTAGTAGCATCTCCAAAATATACATCATAAGAAACAGCACCTTCACCATTGGGTGTAATGGTAACAAGACCTGTATTGTCCTGTGTAATGGTAAACAATGCAGTTAGCTTTGCAGGAACTCCTGCAGATTCAACGAAAGAAGTATCGGTGAAGTCTTTTTTATTGCAACCTGTGAAAATCAATCCCAACAGAATTGCGCTGAATAAAATTTTTATTGATTTCATAATCTGTTTTTTGTGGGTTGATTAATAGCCGCTGTTTTGTGTTAAACCAGATATCTCCACTTCCTGTTGAGGAATAGGAAACACTTCATGTTTACCTACTACAAAGCCTGTGATACGAGATGCAGCTCTGCCAGTTCTAACCAGATCAAAGAAGCGGTCTCCTTCCATGGCCAGCTCTAGTCTGCGTTCGTTCCATATGGCATCTCTTAATGCAGTTCCAGCACCAGAAAAATTATTGCTGGTATTACCAAATGCACGCTCTCTTACTCTGTTTAAATAAGTAAGGGCTTTGGCATCATTGGGTGTAGTAGAACGATTGAATGCTTCAGCAGCCATCAACAACACATCAGCATAACGGATGATGCGAAAATTGTTGGTATAGTTCAGTTCAATCTGACCAGATGTTTCACCTTTTCTAGGTAAGTATTTCTGATTGTATAAACCTGTATTCTTATACGGAGCAACTTGATAGGTTATATTGAAGCTCGGGTTAGCATTCTTGTAGGCTTCAATATCCAGAATGGTTACATCCTTACGCTGATCACCTGCTGTGTAAGCAGCTGCTAAATTAGTCGTTGGCAAATTCGTACTCCATCCTGCAGCATAAGGCATGGCTGCGGTTCCGTTTAACCCTCTTAC is a genomic window of Sediminibacterium sp. TEGAF015 containing:
- a CDS encoding family 16 glycosylhydrolase — its product is MRFILSVIGIGSFLLLGCGKKESGPTVVAPTNLTVNAVVSTDNSGNVNFTASATNATTYDYDFGNGVFQTVPSGIVTYKYPASGTYTVNVIAKSSSGQTISKSTQITVAVALSLVFSDEFDANGAPDPSKWGYDIGTGSGGWGNNELQHYTNRLDNAFVSNGTLKIKAIKENFSGSAYTSARILTQNKFSFKYGKVEVKAKLPTGIGTWPAVWMLGSNINTVSWPACGEIDIMEHKGAQLNRIYGTVHHPARFGGNADGGTRDITNATTEFHIYTMEWNATSIKFLVDGNVFHTVANNNSLPFNQNFFLIMNLAMGGTFGGAVESGFTNATMEIDYIRVYQ
- a CDS encoding helix-turn-helix transcriptional regulator, with the protein product MPKNKSAVLRYRIIDGCLTNSMHPYPTLEMIQKKIESQLDKPISISMLNKDIAAMKDIYGAPIAYDKQRGGYYYSEKNFSISEFPLTGEEIEALDFSTALLQQIRGTRLFQQFENAINKVIEGYRISKIEGIAQRQILQVEEPVRPQNSPYLEQLLQSIIHQQALEVTYQGYGREAKVHQFSAHLLKEYRNCWYVVGYSDRAKNLLMFALDRIKSIADSKSRYIKVDSFDPQEFFQYSFGITQIHEAKPEKVVLQFTTYQAPFVLNQPLHHSQKLLKQNEAVVEIEYHVYITTELIMTILSYGKQVKVLAPKTLKEQIRATVQEMAALYA
- a CDS encoding DNA recombination protein RmuC; the encoded protein is MDPMVIVIGGGLVLLAILATLFFAKSRTTAQLTVLQEQVRQKEMLLQEQLSARALLQTEKEQLLGRLSKTEALLENSQNALKEAKQTSESLGAQLKLEFAEIAHKVMQSNSEQLRVKSEEKIGELLKPLKTELGEFKKKVDDVYVAEAKDRHVLKAEIDRLITMSQQVSQEANNLTTALKGNNKTQGNWGEMLLESILENSGLIKGNQFVTQEFIRDAAGNIIKDEEGRGLQPDVMVKYPDQRTIIIDSKVSLVHWEQYVNSEEETERNKVMSLHLSSLKSHIDGLSKKNYPRYAKALDYVLLFVPIEPAFLEAVKKDTNLWKYAYDKNIMLVSPTNLLAVLKIIADLWKVEQQNQNAIEIAEKAGMMYDKFVGFISNLEEVGKKIEAAQESYKVAFNQLSTGRGNLVGRAEELKKMGAKAQKQIPDKIIYELK
- a CDS encoding DEAD/DEAH box helicase translates to MFKINDRVTLINRDDIHGVINTVKQSGIITYYGIMLDTGDLVTEMEGNIRYKVENPSPIDLFRQLNYETKEEYIVRSVINKMFGNNNDIIATLKSSKTTFLPYQFKPLSKFLKSENRRLLIADEVGLGKTIEAGYILTELFLRDQIKNCLIICKASLKEKWQTELKLKFGFDFKIYSRQELVSKIKEDSKVGQKGIFGIINYDYKEKASQEILELMQKEHYYFDMLIVDEAHILRNEETIKHKAVKRILETTVNCIFLTATPVMTSLKNLYSLVKILEPRYDNYKDPKQNMDFGYSLFMDHLELSNPFIDALNKINLGVSPKKVISDLINKEITLKYTLLDDSYSYSQVVKLTDRFKNDILFQSVINMNKIIDFRPSDVALLQKKLADLNSFQDIITRTRRREVQTNIKTVTRRAEKIPVYFSQTEMDLYESILYDFEDTPLKLVTRKRQATSCLPVYIEKYISNEFNSSIDFEDSKFKEFRKIVDKVVVQNGKKLIVFSFFKDTLRYLETLLNANNIQTIKIDGDTPISNRQEQVDKFKLSIKPLVLLSSEVGSEGLDMQFCDALVNYDLPWNPMVVEQRIGRIDRIGQTSDVIHIYNLCIQDTIEDQIFERLLNRIHIFDQSIGGLEDILSSDESIFSTNEGLESIIYGYKLSPDAIEQKMREIEVAIEQAELTRKQIQENLEDSFLNEQYINDEIDSINKQKKYITQDDIRALMKLLFQSRLSSLGCNLEKGNSYIRWSNGDHGLFDFIEQNIPLRIKNPQLYLKYIDFKSRYIKESKVEITFDQEEAYENRIIEFISASHPLTQAAFNYFNSKNKSVKNAFSFCVQKEFAPKGLDSNTIYFLAKYKLTYTKYSMALRDPDKSSHELTLFFKLTQSNSLEELNSDQSQLLNSIEIEKWFTNFEQNPNKDESYYMMELLEPLLMHAFFTKKMKLEEELKNTYLSRQYRLIDTEIDFLNRQIERAENIFKENSDNSIRFIYKEQIDRYNQKIEQLNSQKKNVKVFIDDDFQSLTLIQFI
- a CDS encoding glycoside hydrolase family 16 protein, encoding MKQARHNISSHFWLLLVFLTAQASTNIFAQTKNKPFQKLVWSDEFNGKGLPDPTKWDYDTAMGCPKICGWGNNELQYYTHKNTKNVRQEDGMLIVEARREKMGEAQYTSARIVTKNKGDWKYGRIDVRAKLPAGRGMWPAIWMLPTEWKYGGWPHSGEIDIMENVGFWPDSVLGTVHTNAYNGMKGTQKTKGLNFKDLSTAFHVYSIEWDAKKIRFYVDNILYNEFKNSGKGVDEWPFDQRFHLLINIAVGGNWGGQKGIDDSIFPQKMYVDYVRVYQ